One Turneriella parva DSM 21527 genomic region harbors:
- a CDS encoding HDOD domain-containing protein, producing MKLTDIDFKTLKLPVHPQALAAILQLDDHTEMNFKELDSLIRVDQAISAGILKLANSSFYSRGNKITSLQNAITLLGFKLIRSMVVLLTTKSLFEEGKYEKFRVHVYRHSVVTAIVAKGVAASIGMPHLQEEAFVAGLLHDIGKVILNVCDRTKFIETLNLVIEKGIPATEAEMQVFGITHAEVGKAAAETWRLPEILVRIISGHEDRRYKKPDTDSEKLALIVQYADLVAKKAGYGVYTARVDQECSAIATELGLTPVLRDANEKDQKARLDADPFFKFCTGMVA from the coding sequence ATGAAACTGACCGATATCGACTTCAAAACGCTGAAACTGCCGGTGCACCCACAGGCGCTCGCAGCCATTTTGCAGCTCGACGACCATACCGAGATGAATTTTAAAGAGCTCGATAGCCTCATCAGGGTCGACCAGGCGATCAGCGCCGGCATTCTGAAGCTCGCTAACTCTTCGTTCTATTCGCGCGGCAACAAAATCACCTCGCTGCAGAACGCGATCACGCTCTTGGGCTTCAAACTCATTCGCTCGATGGTTGTGTTGCTGACTACGAAGTCATTATTTGAAGAGGGCAAATACGAAAAGTTTCGCGTGCATGTCTACCGCCACTCCGTTGTCACGGCAATCGTAGCGAAAGGCGTCGCGGCGAGCATCGGCATGCCACACCTGCAAGAAGAGGCATTCGTTGCGGGCCTCTTGCACGACATCGGTAAAGTGATTCTGAACGTCTGCGACCGCACGAAGTTTATCGAGACTCTGAATCTGGTGATAGAGAAAGGTATCCCTGCAACCGAAGCTGAAATGCAAGTCTTCGGCATCACGCATGCCGAAGTGGGCAAGGCTGCCGCTGAAACCTGGCGGCTACCCGAAATATTAGTGAGGATTATCTCTGGCCATGAAGACCGCCGCTACAAAAAGCCCGACACCGACAGCGAGAAACTGGCGCTCATAGTGCAATATGCAGACCTGGTTGCGAAAAAGGCCGGCTACGGTGTCTACACGGCCCGTGTCGATCAGGAGTGTTCGGCCATCGCCACCGAGCTGGGGCTCACACCGGTTTTGCGCGACGCGAACGAAAAAGACCAGAAGGCCAGACTCGATGCCGACCCGTTCTTCAAGTTTTGCACGGGCATGGTAGCATGA
- a CDS encoding acyltransferase family protein — MSKQLVTYRGDLQGVRAIAVIAVLLFHVWPSVFRGGFVGVDVFFVISGFLITSLLVAEIDLKGKVDLMQFWARRMMRLLPAATVVLLAALAGALVFLPRTEFVNSAKHVLASALYFENWALVAQSVDYWATGQSPSPVQHYWSLSIEEQFYFVWPPVIALTAFLSGLGWFGFRKAATWLLAAILLISLALSILPGLDAGSTYFKTTTRAWELALGALIAVCWSKLAFAQWVRSLLGWLGLTLVVLSILFINEQMRFPGWVALVPTLGAALLLVAGDTPWSPYRLLAAKPVAYVGDISYALYLWHWPIVIFARPLGEDAGKAANPFLIIGLTFALALVTKYLVEDPFRYGRFSFHLRSSTRARGILKAFGAALAMITVTAGLAAALEVRQLRINDELLQQNFASAIKDPNYPGAAALDARWPAKVPPDMPLRPNPQIAETDMRYRYRDCMNMGKVCEFGNPQGKTTVVLAGDSHAMHYAPALETIAKKHNWKLLVMVKVACPLGDFGLYSEGKYRGDCDLWRGKMTKWMQDARPDFIVTSGGLQGVYGGLPPLEKQIEGYRRLWQSLKGEKGRLIVIRDNPLIKLNPGKWLEVPPCLSWHPKNPERCNKPRELTLDSMKDAMLLAAKEQPRTGTIDLTQWLCTKDTCPAVIGNVVVYRDAHHLTETYMNTLTPYIEAELLRVMASLH, encoded by the coding sequence ATGAGCAAGCAACTCGTCACGTACCGCGGCGACCTTCAGGGTGTGCGTGCCATCGCGGTCATTGCGGTGCTACTGTTTCATGTCTGGCCGTCGGTTTTTCGCGGCGGCTTCGTCGGGGTCGATGTATTTTTTGTGATATCGGGTTTTCTGATCACGAGCCTCTTGGTCGCCGAAATTGATCTGAAGGGAAAAGTCGACCTAATGCAATTCTGGGCAAGACGCATGATGCGCCTCTTGCCCGCAGCGACGGTCGTGCTGCTTGCGGCGCTCGCGGGTGCGTTGGTATTCTTGCCGCGTACCGAGTTCGTGAATTCGGCAAAACACGTACTGGCCTCTGCGCTCTATTTTGAGAACTGGGCGCTCGTCGCGCAGTCGGTAGATTACTGGGCGACGGGCCAGTCGCCTTCGCCGGTGCAGCATTACTGGTCACTCTCGATCGAAGAGCAGTTTTATTTTGTCTGGCCGCCCGTGATCGCTCTGACAGCATTTCTGAGCGGGCTCGGCTGGTTCGGTTTTCGCAAGGCCGCAACATGGTTACTTGCGGCCATCTTGCTCATTTCGCTCGCGCTCTCCATTTTGCCCGGACTCGATGCCGGCAGCACGTATTTCAAAACCACGACCCGCGCCTGGGAGCTGGCGCTTGGGGCATTGATCGCGGTCTGCTGGTCGAAGTTAGCTTTCGCGCAATGGGTGCGCAGTCTTCTGGGCTGGCTGGGGCTCACTCTTGTTGTGCTTTCCATTCTCTTTATCAATGAGCAGATGCGCTTTCCGGGTTGGGTGGCGCTCGTGCCGACCCTCGGCGCGGCGCTGCTGCTCGTGGCCGGTGATACACCGTGGTCGCCTTATCGACTGCTTGCTGCAAAACCCGTCGCGTATGTCGGCGACATCTCTTACGCGCTCTATCTGTGGCACTGGCCGATTGTTATTTTCGCGCGCCCTCTCGGCGAAGACGCGGGTAAAGCGGCGAATCCATTTCTGATTATCGGCCTGACGTTCGCGCTGGCGCTTGTGACGAAATATCTCGTCGAAGACCCGTTTCGTTACGGTCGCTTCAGTTTTCACCTGCGCTCGAGCACGCGTGCTCGCGGTATTCTGAAAGCTTTCGGCGCTGCTCTGGCGATGATTACTGTCACCGCAGGGCTCGCCGCCGCATTAGAGGTGCGGCAACTTCGCATCAACGACGAGCTCTTGCAGCAGAATTTTGCATCCGCCATTAAAGACCCCAACTACCCCGGCGCGGCAGCGCTCGACGCGCGTTGGCCCGCAAAAGTGCCGCCCGATATGCCGCTGCGGCCAAACCCGCAGATCGCAGAGACCGACATGCGCTACCGCTACCGCGACTGCATGAACATGGGCAAGGTGTGCGAGTTTGGCAACCCGCAGGGTAAAACTACCGTCGTGCTCGCGGGCGACTCGCATGCGATGCACTATGCACCCGCGCTCGAAACGATTGCGAAAAAGCACAACTGGAAACTTCTCGTGATGGTGAAGGTTGCGTGCCCGCTCGGTGACTTCGGCCTCTACAGCGAAGGCAAGTACCGCGGCGACTGCGACCTGTGGCGTGGCAAAATGACGAAGTGGATGCAAGACGCGAGACCCGATTTTATCGTGACCTCGGGTGGCCTGCAGGGGGTTTATGGCGGTTTGCCGCCGCTCGAAAAGCAGATCGAGGGTTACCGCCGCCTGTGGCAGTCGCTGAAAGGCGAGAAAGGCCGGCTCATCGTCATTCGCGACAACCCGCTGATTAAGCTGAACCCCGGCAAATGGCTCGAGGTACCGCCCTGCCTCTCATGGCACCCGAAAAACCCCGAGCGCTGCAACAAACCGCGCGAACTGACACTCGACAGCATGAAAGACGCAATGCTGCTCGCGGCAAAAGAACAGCCGCGCACCGGCACGATCGACCTGACTCAGTGGCTGTGTACGAAAGACACTTGCCCGGCGGTGATTGGCAATGTCGTCGTCTACCGCGATGCCCACCATTTGACTGAGACGTATATGAACACGCTGACGCCTTATATTGAGGCTGAGCTGCTGAGGGTGATGGCATCTCTCCATTAA
- a CDS encoding ankyrin repeat domain-containing protein produces the protein MIKFFAGFGLLIAFAVVVTGIATLLNGLFSLGIAIEGTMAPADARAGFILICIGLSLALLCVPAFEGPLQRRLSTQKLLLVPYLAMILALAVLPIFFAYRADAPLMAAQQALSRGDAAFFKNGAAWQGLTVTERERLFSQSLRLKNVTIAKLLAADLQNLTGEPDSPNAFLAAYTANAEIFELLIERGADLSYREPLTGTGLMHQIVSGAGKPEDQLRCLEILSKRQMLDVNAVADFGTTPLMIAAERGNAMIVKFLLTHGADVNLKDKVASTALHKTCDKTIVYPDTAETARLVVAKLLIRAGADSREKNQLGQDCASLAASSGFMKLAAELGR, from the coding sequence GTGATCAAATTCTTCGCGGGTTTTGGCCTGCTCATTGCGTTTGCTGTCGTCGTCACAGGAATCGCCACACTGCTAAACGGCCTCTTCAGCTTGGGCATTGCAATCGAAGGCACCATGGCGCCGGCAGATGCCCGTGCTGGTTTCATTTTAATTTGTATCGGATTGAGTCTGGCTCTTCTATGCGTGCCCGCATTCGAAGGCCCGCTGCAGCGGCGGCTCAGCACGCAGAAGCTGCTGTTAGTCCCTTATCTGGCGATGATATTGGCTCTCGCTGTGTTGCCGATTTTCTTTGCCTATCGGGCAGATGCCCCGCTGATGGCGGCGCAGCAGGCCTTGTCGCGTGGCGACGCTGCGTTTTTCAAGAACGGCGCAGCCTGGCAAGGGCTTACCGTCACCGAACGCGAGAGACTATTTTCGCAGAGCCTTCGTCTTAAAAATGTCACGATCGCGAAGTTGCTCGCGGCAGATTTACAGAACTTAACAGGCGAACCCGATTCACCGAATGCTTTTCTCGCAGCGTACACGGCGAATGCCGAGATTTTCGAACTTCTCATAGAGCGCGGCGCAGACCTGTCATACCGCGAGCCGCTCACCGGCACGGGCCTTATGCACCAGATTGTCTCGGGCGCAGGCAAACCCGAAGACCAGCTGCGCTGTCTTGAGATACTCAGTAAACGCCAGATGCTCGACGTGAACGCTGTGGCAGATTTTGGCACGACGCCGCTGATGATCGCGGCTGAGCGCGGCAATGCGATGATCGTGAAATTTCTCTTAACGCATGGTGCCGATGTGAATCTCAAAGATAAAGTCGCATCGACCGCGTTGCATAAAACTTGTGACAAAACGATTGTGTACCCCGACACGGCAGAGACGGCACGGCTTGTAGTCGCAAAACTATTGATTCGCGCCGGGGCCGACTCCAGAGAAAAAAACCAGCTGGGGCAAGACTGTGCGTCACTGGCGGCGAGTTCTGGCTTTATGAAGCTGGCGGCAGAACTCGGTCGGTAA
- a CDS encoding SH3 domain-containing protein: MQVAVLGELALRVAPGRKSNFIRAIPYGATVQVIDRFGPDDIARGVEGKWYKVSYRGKTGWVFGGFLREVGEEHRYRLKGRRAVRY, translated from the coding sequence ATGCAGGTCGCCGTGCTCGGTGAACTGGCGCTGCGCGTTGCGCCAGGTCGCAAAAGCAATTTCATTCGGGCGATACCTTACGGTGCTACCGTGCAGGTGATTGATCGTTTTGGGCCAGACGACATCGCCCGCGGCGTCGAAGGTAAATGGTATAAAGTCTCGTATCGCGGCAAAACCGGGTGGGTGTTCGGCGGTTTCTTGCGCGAAGTTGGCGAAGAGCATCGCTATCGGCTGAAGGGCCGCCGCGCTGTTCGGTACTAG
- a CDS encoding DUF3592 domain-containing protein, with protein MAKKQEESKSARWLVAAMLLVSGLPAFWFTKFFIRDSCQLYRAQSWPEIPATVKVSVSDTLPENEGEGHGPSALYERIEYTFRFDEKEYVSRRVGPFERFNSGKHTEKYPEGKTVVAWVNPENPYESVLERERRFGFYAVLTLTLLFDAWFVFALLTAWVHERYLKAFLGHFLTLLPAGIGVAAIVADEVERTRDWYFVVCGFLGAITTMGLSVTFSVWFKRAAIVGLIGFVVGVVCIIAGVVMRQ; from the coding sequence ATGGCGAAAAAACAAGAAGAATCTAAATCCGCACGCTGGCTTGTGGCTGCCATGCTGCTGGTATCAGGTCTGCCTGCGTTTTGGTTCACAAAGTTTTTTATTCGTGACAGCTGCCAGCTCTACCGCGCGCAGAGCTGGCCCGAAATCCCCGCAACCGTAAAGGTTTCGGTGAGCGATACTCTTCCCGAAAACGAGGGCGAGGGACACGGCCCATCGGCGCTCTACGAACGCATTGAATACACATTTCGCTTCGACGAAAAGGAATATGTCTCGCGGCGTGTTGGCCCGTTCGAGCGTTTCAACTCGGGAAAACATACCGAGAAGTATCCCGAGGGCAAAACTGTCGTGGCGTGGGTGAATCCTGAAAATCCATACGAATCGGTGCTCGAGCGCGAACGCCGTTTTGGGTTTTACGCGGTGCTGACTCTGACGCTGCTTTTCGACGCGTGGTTCGTGTTCGCGCTGTTGACGGCATGGGTACATGAGCGCTATCTCAAAGCATTTCTGGGGCACTTTCTCACCCTACTGCCAGCAGGCATCGGTGTGGCGGCGATTGTGGCCGATGAGGTGGAGCGCACACGAGACTGGTATTTCGTCGTCTGCGGCTTTCTTGGCGCAATTACAACAATGGGTCTTTCGGTGACATTCAGCGTTTGGTTCAAACGTGCGGCCATCGTCGGGCTGATCGGCTTTGTGGTCGGGGTTGTCTGCATAATCGCTGGCGTTGTCATGCGGCAATAA
- a CDS encoding SDR family NAD(P)-dependent oxidoreductase translates to MKIEGSTFLVTGGSSGLGRATVERLMSLGGNVVIADLSKPEGLTQISYDFLKTSVTNPDEVQAAVDLAFSRFGGLQGVINCAGVGNVVKTVSKKKFGALEAARQIIEINLMGTYNVISIASTPMSKQEPNAEGERGVFINTASVAAYDGKVGQAPYSASKGGVASMTLPLAREMAQYGFRVMAIAPGAFETPMVARLPGKASEELVETIPFPNRMGRPPEFAHLVQHIIENTYLNGEVIRLDGAIRMT, encoded by the coding sequence ATGAAGATCGAAGGCAGCACATTTCTCGTCACCGGCGGAAGTTCGGGACTCGGTCGCGCGACGGTTGAAAGACTCATGTCACTCGGCGGCAATGTTGTTATAGCTGATCTGAGTAAGCCCGAAGGGCTTACTCAGATCAGCTATGATTTTTTGAAGACCAGCGTCACAAACCCCGACGAAGTGCAGGCAGCGGTCGATCTTGCATTCAGCCGCTTTGGTGGCCTGCAGGGTGTTATCAACTGCGCGGGTGTCGGCAATGTTGTGAAGACTGTATCAAAGAAGAAATTCGGGGCACTGGAAGCTGCCCGGCAAATTATCGAGATCAACCTCATGGGCACGTACAATGTCATCAGCATTGCCTCGACGCCGATGAGCAAACAAGAACCGAACGCTGAGGGCGAGCGCGGTGTCTTCATTAATACAGCATCGGTCGCGGCATATGACGGCAAAGTGGGGCAGGCACCTTATTCGGCATCGAAAGGCGGGGTTGCGAGCATGACGCTGCCACTCGCGCGCGAGATGGCGCAATACGGTTTTCGCGTGATGGCGATCGCACCTGGCGCGTTTGAGACACCGATGGTTGCGCGCCTGCCGGGCAAGGCTTCTGAAGAGCTCGTCGAAACGATTCCTTTCCCAAATCGTATGGGCAGGCCACCTGAATTCGCGCACCTTGTGCAGCACATTATCGAGAACACTTACCTGAACGGCGAGGTGATTCGTCTCGACGGCGCGATCAGAATGACGTAA